One window from the genome of Enterococcus haemoperoxidus ATCC BAA-382 encodes:
- a CDS encoding YkuJ family protein, which translates to MKHSQLVAIIKRLEAMTEATDNEIQVRRFEREGAEKCIVTYDKSTETFELTETDSQQSYQFDNIDIVAMEIYDLIQ; encoded by the coding sequence ATGAAACATTCACAACTTGTGGCGATTATCAAGCGACTTGAAGCGATGACTGAAGCAACAGACAACGAAATTCAAGTTCGTCGTTTTGAACGTGAAGGTGCAGAAAAATGCATCGTAACTTATGATAAATCAACTGAAACATTTGAATTAACTGAAACGGATTCTCAACAAAGTTATCAATTTGATAATATTGATATTGTTGCGATGGAAATTTATGATTTAATTCAATAA